A section of the Corynebacterium tuberculostearicum genome encodes:
- the aroQ gene encoding type II 3-dehydroquinate dehydratase has protein sequence MKIIVLNGPNLNRLGKRQPDVYGSTTLADVEEMISSRAAAHGAEVECFQSNHEGELIEKVHAAADAGHPVIINPGGFTHTSVALRDALAEVADGAGFVEVHISNVHAREPFRHHSYLSPIARGVIAGLGVFGYVAAVDYLCQ, from the coding sequence ATGAAGATTATTGTCCTCAACGGCCCGAACTTGAACCGCTTGGGAAAACGCCAGCCGGATGTCTACGGCTCCACCACCTTGGCGGATGTAGAAGAGATGATCTCCTCGCGCGCCGCCGCGCACGGTGCAGAAGTAGAGTGCTTCCAGTCCAACCATGAGGGCGAGCTCATTGAGAAGGTGCATGCCGCCGCGGATGCGGGCCACCCAGTAATCATCAACCCCGGAGGTTTTACCCATACCTCAGTGGCCCTGCGGGATGCCCTGGCAGAGGTAGCCGATGGCGCCGGATTCGTAGAGGTGCATATTTCTAATGTGCATGCGCGCGAGCCATTCCGCCATCATTCCTATCTCAGCCCTATCGCCCGCGGCGTCATCGCCGGGTTGGGGGTCTTTGGCTACGTGGCGGCAGTGGACTACCTCTGCCAATAG
- the efp gene encoding elongation factor P: MADTTDFKNGLVLKIDNKLMQIVEFQHVKPGKGPAFVRTKLKDVVSGKTVDKTWNAGVKVETATVDRRDMTYLYNDGTSYVVMDEKTFEQFELPPEKFGDAARFLLENMRVQVSFYEDEALFAELPISVDLKVEHTEPGLQGDRSSGGTKPATLETGAEIQVPLFIEIGNVLKIDTRTGEYLSRVNN; encoded by the coding sequence ATGGCTGATACTACTGATTTCAAGAACGGCCTCGTTCTGAAGATCGACAACAAACTGATGCAGATCGTTGAGTTCCAGCACGTGAAGCCGGGCAAGGGCCCAGCCTTCGTGCGTACCAAGCTCAAGGATGTTGTCTCCGGTAAGACCGTGGACAAGACTTGGAATGCTGGCGTAAAGGTAGAGACCGCTACCGTGGACCGCCGCGATATGACCTACCTGTACAACGATGGCACCAGCTACGTTGTTATGGATGAAAAGACCTTCGAGCAGTTCGAGCTCCCGCCGGAGAAGTTCGGCGATGCCGCTCGCTTCCTGCTGGAGAACATGCGTGTTCAGGTTTCCTTCTACGAGGATGAGGCACTCTTTGCAGAACTGCCTATCTCCGTAGACCTTAAGGTCGAGCACACCGAGCCTGGCCTGCAGGGTGACCGTTCTTCCGGCGGCACCAAGCCCGCCACCCTGGAGACCGGCGCTGAGATCCAGGTTCCGCTGTTCATCGAGATCGGCAACGTTCTCAAGATCGATACCCGTACCGGCGAGTACCTCTCTCGCGTTAACAACTAG
- a CDS encoding YbjN domain-containing protein yields the protein MSEEPTLYPDTPVEPVTLERIGEIFASENLEYRLEEQPVSEEETVQILRTGFSNVAIAMQVRDDVLVADSVWRGNVPSSEGPSLLMVLNQWNQQHFAPTLRFFESAENNLAVSGVREINIAHGLSRNQIGAFVMSTLDSMLQSFAFVEEHYPQLVTWEEHNHD from the coding sequence GTGTCTGAAGAACCAACCCTGTATCCCGATACGCCGGTAGAGCCCGTAACTCTCGAGCGCATCGGCGAGATCTTTGCATCTGAGAACCTGGAATACCGCCTCGAAGAGCAGCCAGTGAGCGAGGAAGAAACCGTGCAGATCCTGCGCACGGGTTTCTCCAACGTCGCCATCGCCATGCAGGTGCGCGATGATGTGCTCGTGGCGGATTCCGTCTGGCGCGGCAACGTGCCTTCTTCTGAGGGCCCAAGCCTGTTGATGGTGCTCAACCAGTGGAACCAGCAGCACTTCGCGCCGACCCTGCGCTTCTTTGAGTCTGCCGAGAACAATCTCGCCGTCTCCGGCGTGCGCGAGATCAACATCGCCCACGGTTTGTCCCGCAATCAGATCGGCGCCTTCGTTATGTCCACGCTGGATTCTATGCTGCAGTCCTTCGCCTTCGTGGAAGAACACTACCCACAGCTCGTGACTTGGGAGGAGCACAACCATGACTAA
- the pyrR gene encoding bifunctional pyr operon transcriptional regulator/uracil phosphoribosyltransferase PyrR yields the protein MSGTDATANRLELLSSDDVSRTVARIAHQIIEKTALDSADAPRVILLGIPSGGVPLAQRLAHKIEEFSGVAVPWGSLDITLYRDDLLGKPHRALQPTTIPTGGIDNATVILVDDVLYSGRTIRAALDALSDVGRPDIIQLAVLVDRGHREVPIRADYVGKNLPTAREEDVTVYNSEIDGRDAVVLTRAAAATDAAGSETGEA from the coding sequence ATGAGTGGAACTGACGCTACCGCGAACAGGCTAGAGCTTTTAAGCTCCGATGATGTTTCGCGTACCGTTGCACGCATCGCGCACCAGATCATTGAAAAAACGGCGCTCGATTCCGCGGACGCACCGCGGGTCATTCTGCTTGGCATTCCCTCTGGTGGCGTGCCGCTTGCACAGCGCCTAGCGCACAAGATTGAAGAATTTTCCGGGGTCGCAGTCCCATGGGGCTCCCTCGATATCACCCTCTACCGCGATGACCTGCTAGGAAAGCCGCATCGCGCGCTCCAACCCACGACCATCCCCACCGGTGGCATCGATAACGCCACCGTTATTTTGGTCGACGATGTGCTGTATTCCGGCCGCACTATCCGCGCCGCCTTGGACGCGTTGAGTGACGTGGGCCGTCCCGACATTATTCAGCTGGCCGTCTTGGTAGATCGCGGCCACCGCGAGGTTCCTATCCGCGCCGATTATGTGGGAAAGAATCTGCCCACCGCGCGAGAAGAAGACGTCACCGTATACAACAGCGAGATTGACGGCCGGGATGCGGTCGTATTGACCCGAGCCGCCGCTGCAACCGATGCAGCTGGCTCCGAAACGGGGGAGGCATAA
- a CDS encoding dihydroorotase gives MTTYPETGRLSAPAESPLVIKNVRLYGEGEPTDVVVKDGIIATIGATAEAEDAQVIDGQGNVLLPGLVDMHVHLREPGREDTETIETGSKAAAKGGFTAVFTMANTNPVTDQPIIAESVWAKSQALALCDVHPVGSITKGLEGKTLTEFGMMARSDAKVRMFSDDGKCVQDPQLMRRALEYAKGMDVLLAQHAEDDRMTGGASAHEGETAAKLGLRGWPRVAEESIVARDALLARDYGNRVHICHASTQGTVELLKWAKEQDIPLTAEVTPHHLLMTDDKLRTYDGLFRVNPPLREQRDTEALREALLNGTIDCVATDHAPHGSEDKCVEFENARPGMLGLESSLAVIAKIFVETGLADWRFVARVMSERPAEITRLPGHGRPIAEGEPANLTIVDPDHHWVSDSAKLASKSENNPYAGEEFGARVTHTILRGAVTFDLAASEED, from the coding sequence ATGACTACTTACCCGGAAACCGGTCGCCTTTCCGCGCCGGCGGAATCCCCACTGGTGATTAAGAATGTGCGCCTGTACGGCGAAGGCGAGCCCACCGATGTCGTGGTCAAGGACGGCATCATCGCTACCATCGGCGCTACGGCAGAAGCCGAGGATGCACAGGTCATCGACGGCCAGGGCAACGTGCTCTTGCCAGGTCTGGTGGATATGCACGTGCACCTGCGCGAGCCCGGTCGCGAGGATACCGAGACCATCGAGACCGGCTCCAAGGCTGCCGCCAAGGGCGGTTTCACCGCCGTGTTCACCATGGCTAATACCAACCCTGTGACCGACCAGCCGATCATCGCTGAGTCCGTATGGGCCAAGTCCCAAGCACTGGCGCTGTGCGATGTCCATCCGGTGGGCTCCATTACCAAGGGCTTGGAAGGAAAGACCCTCACCGAGTTCGGCATGATGGCCCGCTCGGACGCCAAGGTCCGCATGTTCTCCGATGACGGCAAGTGCGTCCAGGATCCGCAGCTAATGCGTCGTGCTTTGGAATACGCCAAGGGCATGGACGTGCTGCTGGCGCAGCACGCCGAGGATGATCGCATGACCGGCGGTGCTTCCGCCCATGAAGGCGAGACCGCGGCCAAGCTCGGCCTGCGCGGTTGGCCGCGCGTGGCGGAGGAATCCATCGTGGCCCGCGACGCCCTATTGGCGCGCGACTACGGCAACCGCGTGCACATCTGTCACGCCTCGACGCAGGGCACCGTGGAGCTGCTGAAGTGGGCAAAGGAGCAGGATATTCCTCTCACCGCCGAGGTAACCCCGCACCACCTATTGATGACCGATGACAAGCTGCGCACCTACGATGGCCTCTTCCGCGTCAACCCGCCGCTGCGCGAACAGCGCGATACCGAAGCCCTGCGTGAGGCGCTGCTTAACGGCACCATTGACTGCGTTGCCACCGACCACGCCCCGCACGGCTCCGAAGACAAGTGCGTGGAATTTGAAAATGCCCGCCCTGGCATGTTGGGACTGGAATCTTCCTTGGCCGTCATCGCCAAGATCTTTGTCGAAACCGGCCTGGCCGATTGGCGCTTTGTCGCCCGCGTCATGTCCGAGCGCCCCGCAGAAATCACCCGCCTGCCGGGCCATGGCCGCCCCATCGCAGAGGGCGAGCCAGCTAACTTGACCATTGTGGACCCAGACCACCACTGGGTTTCTGATTCCGCCAAGCTGGCCTCCAAGTCCGAAAACAACCCGTACGCTGGCGAAGAATTTGGCGCCCGCGTTACCCACACCATTTTGCGAGGTGCCGTCACTTTTGACTTGGCAGCCTCCGAAGAAGACTAA
- a CDS encoding GDSL-type esterase/lipase family protein, giving the protein MPFKKLYGAATATGAAVAALSAPQAMAADAQTVMFGDSVFANPTYGQVGTTSSLSPSAGTTLSSATHGIEDAPGAPSPQGCPQGQSNVGRELGRVSGQHVANYACSAAKAAGRSHRKDFDEQINGAIANNDLNGQTKNVLIQFGANDLQEILRPSLSSSSPYYDGMKKSIQRVRHAAPNARITVVGYPAISARNGAVCPLRTSAPGSSEAGFNMDYAGLVRTGEDQVNSAMYKAARANGVQYYDLRADSIDHGMCAPDSTRWISGKWEYSVPHNLFNHLTHLGNRNVAQLLNSKVLAH; this is encoded by the coding sequence ATGCCTTTCAAGAAGCTTTACGGCGCGGCTACCGCTACTGGCGCAGCCGTAGCAGCACTCTCCGCTCCGCAGGCCATGGCAGCAGACGCCCAGACCGTGATGTTCGGCGATTCTGTCTTTGCCAACCCAACCTATGGCCAAGTTGGCACGACCTCGAGCCTGTCCCCTTCGGCGGGCACTACGCTCTCGTCTGCCACCCACGGCATCGAAGACGCTCCTGGCGCGCCGTCCCCACAGGGCTGCCCGCAGGGTCAGAGTAATGTTGGCCGCGAGCTGGGCCGTGTTTCTGGTCAGCATGTAGCCAACTACGCATGCTCTGCGGCGAAGGCCGCAGGCCGCTCGCACCGCAAGGACTTCGATGAGCAGATCAACGGAGCCATTGCCAATAATGATCTCAATGGCCAAACGAAAAACGTTTTGATTCAGTTTGGCGCCAATGATCTCCAGGAAATCCTGCGCCCATCTCTTTCTTCTTCCAGCCCCTACTACGACGGCATGAAGAAATCGATCCAGCGGGTCCGCCACGCCGCCCCGAATGCCCGCATCACCGTCGTAGGCTATCCCGCCATCTCCGCCCGCAATGGCGCGGTTTGCCCGCTGCGCACCTCCGCCCCGGGATCCTCTGAAGCCGGGTTCAACATGGACTACGCGGGCCTGGTTCGCACCGGTGAGGACCAGGTCAATAGCGCCATGTACAAGGCAGCCCGCGCAAACGGCGTACAATATTACGACCTACGCGCCGACTCCATTGATCACGGCATGTGCGCGCCGGACAGCACCCGCTGGATTTCCGGCAAGTGGGAGTACTCCGTACCGCACAACCTCTTCAATCACCTCACGCACCTGGGCAACCGTAATGTCGCCCAGCTGCTTAACTCCAAGGTGCTGGCCCACTAA
- a CDS encoding TIGR01777 family oxidoreductase, which translates to MSFSAEHIVPAPREQVWRWHTRQGALTRLNAPFAFMKPIQQADSLGDGTTILGLPGGLRWTAQHKLSQYREGYEFTDVCVNSPIRKFAKWQHHHTFADHPDGTLVRDDVTTRIPSAALKSVFAYRQHQLIEDFSFLQRLADASLNTQPLTIAVTGSRGSVGAALTAQLRTAGHTVIQLVRGTASKGQRTWRPEHPDPDLLRGVDVLIHLAGEPIFGRFNDEHKAAIRDSRVGPTERLARLAGSTDSVRTMVCASAVGYYGSDRGDEVLTEDSAPGEGFLADVVVDWEHACEPARAAGTRVVNIRTGIAMSGGSGLLPLLRALFSTGLGGPFGDGEFWFSWVALDDLTDAYFRAIVDDSLEGPVNAASPNPVFNKDFVKALGAELHRPALLPVPPFGPAILLGKEGAQELALAQQRVSPTVLQSIGHTFRYPTIETALAHELGGERLWSPSN; encoded by the coding sequence GTGAGTTTTTCCGCCGAACACATAGTCCCCGCCCCGCGCGAGCAGGTCTGGCGATGGCATACCCGCCAAGGCGCTTTAACCCGTCTGAACGCGCCCTTTGCCTTCATGAAACCCATCCAGCAGGCAGACAGCCTGGGCGATGGCACCACCATCCTGGGCCTTCCGGGCGGCCTGCGCTGGACCGCGCAGCATAAACTTTCCCAGTACCGCGAGGGCTATGAGTTCACCGATGTGTGCGTTAACTCCCCCATTCGCAAATTCGCTAAATGGCAGCACCATCACACCTTTGCGGACCACCCGGACGGCACGCTCGTTCGCGATGACGTTACTACCCGCATCCCTTCGGCGGCGCTGAAATCGGTCTTTGCTTATCGGCAGCACCAGCTCATTGAGGATTTTTCCTTTCTCCAGCGGCTTGCCGACGCCTCCTTAAACACCCAACCACTAACCATCGCCGTAACCGGCTCCCGCGGCAGCGTGGGTGCAGCGCTTACCGCACAACTGCGCACCGCCGGACACACGGTGATCCAGCTCGTGCGCGGCACGGCTTCCAAGGGCCAGCGCACGTGGCGACCGGAGCACCCCGATCCCGACCTCCTGCGCGGCGTCGACGTCCTCATCCACCTAGCCGGCGAGCCCATCTTCGGCCGCTTCAATGACGAGCACAAGGCTGCCATCCGCGATTCCCGCGTTGGCCCCACCGAGCGCCTAGCCCGTCTAGCGGGCTCCACGGATTCCGTCCGCACCATGGTCTGCGCCTCTGCCGTGGGCTACTACGGATCCGACCGCGGCGATGAGGTCCTCACCGAAGACTCCGCTCCTGGCGAGGGCTTCCTGGCAGACGTCGTAGTCGACTGGGAGCACGCCTGCGAGCCCGCCCGCGCCGCGGGCACCCGCGTGGTCAATATTCGTACCGGCATCGCCATGTCTGGCGGTTCCGGCCTCCTGCCGCTGCTGCGCGCCCTCTTTTCCACCGGCCTGGGCGGCCCTTTCGGCGACGGTGAGTTCTGGTTCAGCTGGGTTGCCCTTGATGACCTGACAGATGCCTACTTCCGCGCCATCGTGGACGATTCGCTGGAAGGCCCGGTCAATGCGGCCTCGCCTAACCCGGTGTTCAACAAGGACTTCGTCAAAGCCCTTGGTGCCGAGCTACACCGTCCGGCCTTGCTTCCCGTTCCACCCTTCGGTCCCGCAATCTTGCTGGGCAAGGAAGGCGCCCAGGAGTTGGCCTTGGCGCAGCAACGCGTAAGCCCCACGGTTCTACAAAGCATCGGGCATACGTTCCGCTACCCCACGATCGAAACTGCTCTCGCCCACGAACTTGGCGGCGAGCGCCTATGGAGTCCCAGTAACTAG
- the nusB gene encoding transcription antitermination factor NusB, which translates to MSDNTPKRDINYKRHTARYRARRRAADILYEAENRDVDPVAIVEDRIALAREDRNAVAPVAEYTQVIVKGVAEELDAIDDAISRFLAEDWELHRIPAVDRAILRLSVWELLFNPDVPTATAVVEGVEIASQYSNDQAAPYIHAVLDDVAQSRSAENPMSAEHQGSDADADGEDTTDEESVGSENADDAAEAASASTASDSASAADGSSAADGSAQQDPTAE; encoded by the coding sequence GTGTCTGATAACACCCCTAAGCGCGATATCAACTACAAGCGGCACACCGCGCGGTACCGCGCACGTCGTCGTGCCGCCGATATCCTCTACGAAGCAGAAAACAGGGACGTTGACCCCGTTGCCATCGTGGAGGATCGCATCGCCTTGGCACGTGAGGATCGCAATGCGGTAGCGCCTGTCGCCGAATACACGCAGGTGATTGTCAAGGGCGTAGCCGAAGAGCTGGATGCCATCGATGACGCCATCTCTCGCTTCCTTGCCGAGGACTGGGAACTGCACCGCATCCCGGCCGTTGACCGCGCAATCCTTCGCCTATCGGTATGGGAGCTGCTGTTCAACCCGGATGTTCCCACCGCTACTGCGGTCGTGGAAGGTGTGGAGATTGCCTCCCAGTATTCCAACGATCAAGCAGCGCCATATATCCACGCTGTGTTGGATGACGTGGCGCAGTCCCGTTCTGCGGAAAACCCGATGTCCGCAGAACACCAGGGCAGCGATGCAGACGCGGACGGCGAGGATACGACCGACGAGGAGTCGGTAGGCTCCGAGAACGCGGATGATGCCGCCGAGGCTGCCTCCGCATCCACCGCTTCGGACTCCGCTTCCGCGGCCGATGGCTCGTCTGCAGCAGACGGTTCTGCGCAGCAGGACCCCACTGCGGAATAG
- a CDS encoding aspartate carbamoyltransferase catalytic subunit encodes MKHLIDMAELDRSEIVGLMDEADRFREALEGREVKKLPTLRGRTIYTLFYENSTRTRSSFETAGKWMSADVINLSASTSSVKKGESLKDTGLTLAAIGADAIIMRHPSSGAPQQLAQWVAPNGKGPSVINAGDGAHQHPTQALLDAVTMRQRLGLHSDEGFAGLKVKIVGDCLHSRVVRSNVDLLTTLGAEVTLVGPATLMPFGVENWPVRVSYDFDAEIADADVIMMLRVQQERMNGGFFPSHREYANLFGLSKDRAAAMHKDAIVMHPGPMLRGMEINYGVADLDKTAVLQQVHNGVHARMAVLFTLLTNGENAGI; translated from the coding sequence ATGAAGCACCTCATCGATATGGCAGAGCTGGACCGAAGCGAAATTGTCGGTCTGATGGATGAAGCGGATCGCTTCCGCGAGGCCCTCGAAGGCCGCGAGGTAAAGAAGCTGCCGACCCTGCGGGGCCGGACCATCTATACCCTCTTTTATGAAAACTCCACCCGCACCCGCTCGTCCTTTGAAACGGCCGGCAAGTGGATGTCCGCGGACGTCATCAACCTGTCCGCCTCTACGTCCTCGGTAAAGAAGGGCGAGTCCCTGAAGGATACGGGCCTTACCTTGGCCGCCATCGGTGCCGATGCGATCATCATGCGCCACCCTTCCTCTGGTGCGCCGCAGCAGCTGGCCCAGTGGGTAGCCCCTAACGGCAAGGGACCTTCAGTGATCAACGCGGGCGACGGCGCGCACCAGCACCCAACGCAGGCGCTTCTCGACGCCGTCACGATGCGCCAGCGCTTAGGCCTGCACAGCGACGAAGGCTTTGCCGGCCTGAAGGTAAAGATTGTGGGCGATTGCCTGCACTCGCGCGTCGTGCGCTCCAACGTAGATTTGCTTACCACTCTCGGTGCTGAAGTAACCCTCGTAGGCCCAGCCACCCTCATGCCCTTTGGGGTAGAGAATTGGCCGGTGCGGGTGTCCTATGACTTTGATGCGGAAATCGCAGACGCCGACGTCATCATGATGCTGCGCGTCCAGCAAGAGCGCATGAATGGCGGCTTCTTCCCCTCCCACCGCGAGTACGCCAACCTCTTTGGCCTGTCCAAGGATCGCGCGGCGGCCATGCACAAGGACGCCATCGTCATGCACCCCGGCCCGATGCTGCGCGGCATGGAGATTAACTACGGCGTCGCAGATTTGGACAAAACTGCGGTCCTACAGCAGGTACACAACGGTGTGCACGCCCGCATGGCGGTGCTGTTTACCCTGCTGACCAATGGCGAAAACGCCGGCATTTAA
- the carA gene encoding glutamine-hydrolyzing carbamoyl-phosphate synthase small subunit, producing the protein MAEKGHDVTDRTPAILVLADGRTFRGYGFGATGTTLGEAVFTTAMTGYQETMTDPSYHRQIVVSAAPHIGNTGWNDEDNESHGNHIWVAGLVIRDLAQRVSNWRAERSLSEEMEKQGVIGIRGIDTRTLVRHLRNYGSIAAGLFSGEDAKRPVEELLKEVKSQDSMEGADLAAEVSTDEPYTVEAVGEKKYTVVAFDMGVKTATPRHFSQRGIETVVVPANTSFDKVKSYNPDGVFVSNGPGDPATADEMVGIIKQVLEAKIPFFGICFGNQLLGRALGLDTYKMKFGHRGINVPVRNNVTGKIDITSQNHGFALKAPEGYDLNSNDAEFATDFGPAQVTHICLNDDTVEGVALRNGMAYSVQYHPESAAGPHDANPLFDQFEELMANHTPNK; encoded by the coding sequence ATGGCAGAGAAAGGCCACGACGTGACTGATAGAACCCCAGCAATCCTCGTTCTCGCGGACGGGCGCACCTTCCGCGGTTATGGCTTTGGCGCCACCGGCACCACCTTGGGCGAGGCCGTATTCACCACGGCGATGACCGGCTACCAGGAGACCATGACGGACCCGTCTTACCACCGCCAGATCGTGGTTTCCGCAGCGCCGCACATTGGCAATACCGGTTGGAACGACGAGGACAATGAGTCCCACGGCAACCACATCTGGGTTGCGGGCCTCGTCATCCGCGACCTCGCGCAGCGCGTATCCAACTGGCGCGCAGAGCGCAGCCTGAGCGAAGAGATGGAAAAGCAGGGTGTCATTGGCATCCGCGGCATTGATACCCGCACCTTGGTTCGCCACCTGCGCAACTACGGCTCCATTGCTGCCGGCCTGTTCTCCGGCGAAGATGCAAAGCGCCCGGTCGAGGAGTTGCTCAAGGAAGTTAAGTCCCAGGACTCTATGGAAGGCGCCGATCTCGCTGCGGAGGTATCTACCGACGAGCCGTACACGGTTGAGGCCGTAGGGGAGAAGAAGTACACCGTCGTTGCCTTCGACATGGGCGTTAAAACCGCAACCCCGCGCCACTTTTCCCAGCGCGGCATCGAAACCGTCGTCGTGCCCGCAAATACCTCTTTTGACAAGGTGAAGTCCTATAACCCGGATGGCGTCTTCGTCTCCAACGGCCCGGGCGACCCGGCTACCGCCGACGAAATGGTGGGCATCATCAAGCAGGTGCTCGAAGCCAAGATTCCGTTCTTCGGCATCTGCTTTGGCAACCAGCTCCTGGGCCGCGCGCTTGGCCTAGACACCTACAAGATGAAGTTCGGCCACCGTGGCATCAACGTGCCGGTGCGCAATAACGTGACCGGCAAGATTGATATCACCTCCCAGAACCACGGCTTCGCGCTGAAGGCGCCGGAAGGCTATGACCTCAACAGCAACGACGCCGAGTTCGCCACCGATTTCGGCCCCGCGCAGGTTACCCACATCTGCCTGAACGACGACACCGTCGAGGGCGTGGCATTGCGCAACGGCATGGCCTACTCCGTGCAGTACCACCCGGAATCCGCTGCTGGCCCGCACGATGCCAACCCGCTATTCGATCAGTTTGAAGAACTGATGGCTAACCACACCCCAAATAAATAG
- a CDS encoding YbjN domain-containing protein, giving the protein MTNASAENNLPEITLDRVVAAMRTFGIELTKMDSDIEAATANLNGLPTMFAVLDSVVIVRCDVPTDAAYSKADAGLFLAANQINSVAFGARAVISEHDDMLVVRTERDIPAAAGMTDEQLQAALKTAVDGVIRGQDAMVSAAEEMAKLGSETAAKAGSDDAAASDAPQS; this is encoded by the coding sequence ATGACTAATGCCTCAGCCGAAAACAATTTGCCGGAGATCACCCTGGACCGTGTTGTCGCGGCCATGCGTACCTTCGGCATCGAATTGACCAAGATGGACAGCGATATTGAGGCAGCTACCGCTAACCTCAACGGCCTGCCCACCATGTTCGCGGTTCTCGATTCCGTGGTTATTGTCCGCTGCGATGTGCCTACCGACGCCGCCTATTCCAAGGCCGACGCCGGCCTCTTCCTCGCGGCTAACCAGATCAACTCCGTCGCCTTCGGCGCCCGCGCAGTTATTTCGGAGCACGATGACATGCTCGTGGTGCGCACCGAGCGCGATATCCCTGCCGCCGCCGGCATGACCGATGAGCAGCTGCAGGCTGCCTTGAAGACCGCCGTAGATGGCGTCATTCGCGGCCAGGATGCCATGGTTTCTGCCGCCGAAGAGATGGCAAAGCTGGGCTCCGAGACTGCAGCCAAGGCTGGTTCTGACGACGCCGCTGCAAGCGACGCCCCGCAGAGCTAA
- a CDS encoding aminopeptidase P family protein, with translation MALADTRFSDRRRKLAAELAGQRIDAVLVTHLTHVRYLSGFSGSNGGLLLRKDLTAQVATDGRYTTQIAREVPDLEAIQGRAVGKMLLQQFADVEGPVRVGFEADYLSVSELKDLEESAPESVTLVPIAGVIEKIRLVKDSLELEKLEEIAALANQALEDLLAAGELRAGRTERQVAADLEYRMRMLGSERVSFDTIVASGPNSAMPHHGADDRVIQDGDLVTIDFGAHLRGFNSDCTRTYVVGTANDFAKEVYDVVLRAQKAGVAASVPGAKLADVDAACRDVISAAGYGDYFVHSTGHGVGLDVHEAPFAAQTGKGELAAGMTLTIEPGIYVPGKGGVRIEDTLVITDGAPKIITARTKEFTELPA, from the coding sequence ATGGCTTTGGCAGATACCCGTTTTAGTGACCGGCGCCGCAAGCTTGCCGCGGAACTAGCCGGCCAGCGCATCGATGCCGTTCTGGTCACCCACCTCACGCACGTGCGCTACCTTTCGGGATTTTCCGGCTCGAATGGCGGGCTACTTTTGCGCAAAGACCTTACCGCGCAGGTTGCTACCGACGGCCGGTACACCACGCAGATCGCCCGCGAGGTTCCCGATCTGGAGGCTATCCAAGGCCGCGCGGTAGGAAAGATGCTCCTGCAGCAATTTGCCGATGTCGAGGGGCCGGTTCGAGTCGGTTTTGAAGCCGACTACCTCTCGGTCTCTGAGCTGAAGGACCTGGAAGAGTCCGCCCCGGAGTCGGTTACCTTGGTTCCCATCGCCGGGGTCATTGAAAAAATTCGCTTGGTCAAGGATTCGCTTGAGCTAGAAAAGCTGGAAGAGATTGCCGCGCTGGCTAATCAGGCGCTGGAGGATCTGCTCGCCGCTGGTGAGTTGCGTGCGGGCCGCACCGAGCGCCAGGTGGCTGCCGATTTGGAATATCGGATGCGCATGCTCGGCTCGGAGCGAGTGAGCTTCGATACCATCGTGGCTTCCGGCCCGAACTCGGCGATGCCGCACCATGGCGCTGATGACCGGGTAATCCAGGATGGTGACCTTGTGACCATCGATTTCGGTGCCCACCTGCGCGGGTTCAACTCCGACTGCACCCGCACGTACGTTGTGGGCACGGCGAATGACTTTGCCAAGGAAGTCTATGATGTGGTGCTCCGCGCCCAAAAGGCAGGCGTGGCAGCGTCGGTGCCGGGCGCTAAGCTTGCCGACGTCGACGCGGCCTGCCGCGATGTCATCTCCGCCGCCGGCTATGGCGACTACTTTGTACACTCGACGGGCCACGGCGTAGGCCTAGACGTCCACGAGGCCCCGTTCGCTGCACAGACCGGTAAGGGCGAACTCGCCGCCGGCATGACCCTGACCATCGAGCCGGGCATCTATGTGCCAGGCAAGGGCGGCGTGCGCATCGAAGATACCCTCGTCATCACCGATGGTGCGCCGAAGATCATTACTGCCAGGACGAAGGAATTTACTGAACTGCCCGCTTAG